Proteins encoded in a region of the Phacochoerus africanus isolate WHEZ1 chromosome 8, ROS_Pafr_v1, whole genome shotgun sequence genome:
- the LCAT gene encoding phosphatidylcholine-sterol acyltransferase: MGLPGSPRQWVLLLLGLLLPPAAPFWLLNVLFPPHTTPKAELSNHTRPVILVPGCLGNQLEAKLDKPDVVNWMCYRKTEDFFTIWLDLNMFLPLGVDCWIDNTRVVYNRTSGRVSNAPGVEIRVPGFGKTYSVEYLDNSKLAGYMHTLVQNLVNNGYVRDETVRAAPYDWRLEPSQQEEYYLKLAGLVEEMHATYGKPVFLIGHSLGCLHLLYFLLRQPQAWKDRFIDGFISLGAPWGGSIKPMLVLASGDNQGIPIMSSIKLKEEQRMTTTSPWMFPSSHVWPEDHVFISTPSFNYTSHDFQRFFADLHFEEGWYMWLQSRDLLAGLPAPGVEVYCLYGVGLPTPRTYIFDHGFPYTDPVDVLYEDGDDTVATRSTELCARWQGRQQQPVHLLPLPGTQHLNMVFSNQTLEHINAILLGTYRNSTPVPPSTSTGTLPPE, from the exons ATGGGCCTGCCCGGCTCCCCACGGCAGTGggtcctgctgctgctggggctgctgctccCCCCTGCCGCCCCCTTCTGGCTCCTCAATGTGCTCTTCCCCCCGCACACCACGCCCAAGGCTGAGCTCAGTAACCACACACGGCCCGTCATCCTCG TACCTGGCTGCCTGGGGAATCAGCTGGAAGCCAAGCTGGATAAACCAGATGTGGTGAACTGGATGTGCTACCGCAAGACAGAGGACTTTTTCACCATTTGGCTGGATCTCAATATGTTCCTACCCCTTGGGGTAGACTGCTGGATTGATAACACCAG GGTTGTCTACAACCGCACCTCTGGGCGCGTGTCCAACGCACCCGGTGTAGAGATCCGTGTCCCCGGATTTGGCAAGACCTACTCTGTCGAGTACCTGGACAACAGCAAGTTGGCAG gttATATGCACACACTGGTACAAAACCTGGTCAATAATGGGTATGTACGGGATGAGACCGTGCGGGCTGCCCCCTACGACTGGCGGCTGGAGCCTA GCCAGCAGGAAGAATACTACCTGAAGCTTGCTGGGCTGGTGGAAGAAATGCACGCTACTTATGGAAAGCCGGTCTTCCTCATTGGGCACAGCCTTGGCTGCCTACACTTGCTCTATTTCTTACTACGCCAACCCCAGGCCTGGAAGGACCGCTTCATTGATGGTTTCATCTCTCTTGGAGCTCCCTGGGGTGGCTCCATCAAGCCCATGCTAGTCTTGGCCTCAG GTGACAACCAGGGCATCCCGATCATGTCCAGCATCAAACTGAAAGAGGAGCAGCGCATGACAACAACCTCCCCCTGGATGTTTCCCTCCAGCCACGTGTGGCCCGAGGACCATGTGTTCATTTCCACCCCCAGCTTCAACTACACAAGCCATGACTTCCAGCGCTTCTTTGCAGACCTGCACTTTGAGGAAGGCTGGTACATGTGGCTACAGTCACGTGACCTGCTGGCAGGCCTCCCAGCGCCTGGTGTGGAAGTATACTGTCTGTATGGTGTGGGCCTGCCCACACCCCGCACTTACATCTTTGACCACGGCTTCCCCTACACGGACCCCGTGGATGTGCTCTATGAGGACGGTGATGACACTGTGGCTACGCGCAGCACCGAACTCTGTGCCCGCTGGCAGGGCCGCCAACAGCAGCCTGTGCACCTGCTACCTCTGCCTGGGACACAGCACCTCAATATGGTTTTCAGTAACCAGACACTGGAGCACATCAATGCCATCCTGCTGGGCACCTACAGAAATAGCACCCCAGTACCCCCAAGCACCAGCACAGGGACCCTTCCCCCTGAATAA